The following proteins come from a genomic window of Flavobacterium eburneipallidum:
- a CDS encoding tetratricopeptide repeat-containing hybrid sensor histidine kinase/response regulator, whose protein sequence is MRFFLAYFILISTLSFSQKKNLNEKIDSVAYYSNLSKNNTVENKYKNALYYTQKGIHFAKSNNRIDDQAIQTFNLGKLYYDVKKYDDAINAFNKSLSLTDLSQASNTQAYNFYYLGMCYMQKKNFSTAKINFDKAESLYKTLKINTTTDLINLQRGIIYQANGKIDLAAYIFRKIVAKPDYPAILNTKAWALYQMGTIEMLHNRNNLALNYFNKALELNTKTKNLEQKSEILLALSTVHEKMLDRNKAYSFLKLHTNLKESIALLDNEKLGVDDYEKFKESERLIEAAKKNKEIQQQEKTSKFSKLISILAIALISILSLLSLSLYKNNIIRTRSNQLLEEKNKELILAKEKAEKASNARTEFLSTVSHELRTPLNAINGITHLLLEEKPKKSQMHYLESLQFSGNYLTNFINDILEINKIDSSKAQVENTNFNLKLLIENIQNSLKELASENNNYFHLEIDENIPDYLIGDPTKLSQILMNLINNALKFTHDGSVCVTTKLISLEDKKTLIYFEVKDSGIGIPEDKLVSVFDSFSQGSVDINRKYGGTGLGLTIVRKLVNILGGEIQLESIVNKGSTFKFELPFEETEKPVKKVDKKIKLDNDLSLINKKILVVEDNKINQMISKKMLENKGVSCEIIDNGEDAIEAIRNNKFDMILMDVHLPGINGTIATEKIRKFNTKTPIIALTAISLNENREMLLSYGMNDVITKPFVPDDFYSIISKHI, encoded by the coding sequence ATGAGATTCTTCCTAGCCTATTTTATTTTGATAAGTACTCTTTCATTTTCACAAAAAAAGAATTTGAATGAGAAAATAGACAGTGTTGCCTATTACAGTAATTTAAGTAAAAATAACACCGTTGAAAACAAGTACAAAAATGCCTTATATTACACTCAAAAAGGCATTCATTTTGCTAAATCAAACAATCGAATTGATGATCAAGCAATACAAACATTTAATTTAGGCAAACTATATTATGACGTAAAAAAATACGATGACGCCATAAACGCTTTTAATAAAAGTTTATCACTCACTGACCTTTCACAAGCCTCCAACACACAAGCCTATAATTTTTATTATTTGGGAATGTGTTACATGCAGAAAAAGAATTTTTCGACTGCTAAAATTAATTTTGACAAAGCTGAATCACTTTATAAAACCCTAAAAATAAATACTACTACCGATTTAATTAATCTTCAAAGAGGAATTATCTATCAAGCTAACGGAAAAATTGATTTAGCCGCCTATATCTTTAGAAAAATTGTAGCCAAACCAGATTATCCAGCAATTTTAAACACCAAAGCATGGGCATTGTACCAAATGGGAACTATAGAAATGTTGCATAACAGAAATAATTTGGCTTTAAATTATTTCAACAAAGCTTTGGAATTGAATACAAAAACTAAAAATTTAGAGCAAAAATCTGAAATTTTACTAGCCTTGAGTACTGTTCATGAAAAAATGCTAGACAGAAACAAGGCTTATTCTTTCTTAAAATTGCATACCAACTTAAAAGAAAGCATAGCCCTTTTAGACAATGAAAAACTAGGAGTAGATGATTACGAAAAATTCAAGGAATCCGAACGGTTAATTGAAGCTGCTAAAAAGAACAAAGAAATTCAACAGCAAGAAAAAACAAGTAAATTCTCCAAATTAATCAGCATTCTTGCAATAGCCTTAATTTCTATATTATCCCTATTGAGTTTATCGTTGTACAAAAACAATATCATCAGAACTCGATCCAATCAATTATTAGAAGAAAAAAATAAGGAACTAATTTTAGCCAAAGAAAAGGCTGAAAAAGCATCGAATGCAAGAACTGAATTTCTTTCGACAGTAAGTCATGAACTTCGAACACCACTCAACGCCATCAACGGAATTACCCACTTGCTCTTGGAAGAAAAACCAAAGAAATCCCAAATGCATTATCTGGAATCTTTACAATTTTCTGGAAACTACCTAACGAATTTTATCAATGATATTCTCGAAATCAACAAAATAGATTCCAGTAAGGCACAAGTAGAAAACACAAATTTTAACCTCAAATTATTAATAGAGAATATCCAAAATTCTTTAAAAGAATTGGCTTCAGAAAACAATAACTATTTTCATCTCGAAATTGACGAAAATATTCCAGACTATTTGATAGGTGACCCTACCAAATTATCACAAATATTAATGAATTTGATTAATAACGCCTTAAAGTTTACACATGACGGAAGTGTTTGTGTGACTACAAAACTCATTTCGCTAGAAGATAAAAAAACCCTCATATACTTTGAAGTTAAAGACAGCGGAATAGGAATTCCAGAAGACAAACTAGTCAGTGTCTTTGATAGTTTCTCTCAAGGATCGGTAGATATTAACAGAAAATATGGCGGAACAGGTTTAGGACTAACTATCGTGAGAAAACTTGTAAATATTTTGGGGGGCGAAATACAACTCGAAAGCATCGTTAACAAAGGCTCTACTTTTAAATTTGAATTACCATTTGAAGAAACTGAAAAACCAGTTAAAAAAGTGGATAAAAAAATCAAACTAGATAATGATTTAAGCCTAATCAATAAAAAGATATTAGTAGTTGAAGACAACAAAATCAACCAAATGATTTCTAAAAAAATGCTGGAGAACAAAGGTGTTTCTTGCGAAATTATTGATAATGGTGAGGACGCAATAGAAGCAATCCGAAACAACAAATTTGATATGATTTTGATGGACGTACATCTTCCTGGAATAAACGGAACAATAGCTACTGAAAAAATAAGAAAATTCAATACAAAAACTCCAATTATTGCTCTTACGGCAATTTCTTTGAACGAAAATAGAGAAATGCTGCTGTCTTATGGAATGAACGATGTGATCACAAAACCTTTTGTACCTGATGATTTTTATTCTATTATTTCAAAACACATATAA
- the lpxK gene encoding tetraacyldisaccharide 4'-kinase → MHFLRKILFPFAILYGFITSIRNFLFDKGILESHSFDIPIIAVGNLSVGGTGKTPQIEYLIRLLSPKYKVATLSRGYKRQSEGFVLADSNSNARILGDEPFQFYQKFKNIQVAVDADRKNGIEKLLSQPQTRGIAEQSEAKPDVILLDDAFQHRKVKAGFYILLTSYGDLYSDDFMLPTGNLRESRSGAKRANVVIVTKCPPNLSLIEQSKIATQLQLASSQELYFSYIDYDESIYSVEKSIPVSEIKTLDKLLLAGIAKPDPFFAHLQNENDEKLVYPDHHHFAENDLLEIKNKAQNKIIITTEKDFVRLKDSIFSEQLYYLPIKSSFLSLNEKLDKTILNFVEKV, encoded by the coding sequence ATACATTTTCTTCGAAAAATACTTTTCCCATTTGCTATTTTATACGGATTCATTACCAGTATTCGGAATTTTCTTTTTGATAAAGGAATTCTTGAATCCCATTCTTTCGACATTCCAATTATTGCAGTTGGAAATTTAAGCGTTGGCGGAACTGGCAAAACTCCCCAAATTGAATATTTAATTCGGTTGCTTTCACCAAAATACAAAGTGGCTACTTTAAGCCGTGGATATAAAAGACAATCCGAAGGTTTTGTTTTGGCTGATTCCAATTCTAATGCCAGAATTCTAGGTGATGAACCTTTTCAGTTTTATCAAAAATTCAAAAATATTCAAGTAGCTGTTGATGCCGATAGAAAAAACGGTATAGAAAAACTGCTTTCTCAACCTCAAACCCGAGGCATAGCCGAACAGAGCGAAGCTAAACCAGACGTTATTTTGCTTGACGATGCTTTTCAACACCGAAAAGTTAAGGCAGGTTTTTATATTCTGCTAACTTCTTATGGCGATTTATATTCGGATGATTTTATGTTACCAACGGGAAATTTGCGGGAGAGCAGGAGCGGAGCCAAAAGAGCCAATGTTGTGATTGTTACTAAATGTCCGCCCAATCTTTCGTTGATTGAACAAAGTAAAATTGCAACCCAATTGCAATTGGCTTCTAGTCAAGAATTGTATTTTTCTTATATTGATTATGATGAATCGATTTATTCAGTAGAAAAATCTATTCCTGTTAGTGAAATCAAAACGTTAGATAAATTACTTTTGGCAGGAATTGCAAAACCAGATCCGTTTTTTGCTCATTTGCAGAATGAAAACGATGAAAAATTGGTTTATCCAGATCACCATCATTTTGCAGAAAATGATTTATTGGAGATTAAAAATAAAGCTCAAAATAAGATAATTATAACTACTGAAAAAGATTTTGTTCGATTAAAAGATAGTATTTTTAGCGAACAATTGTATTATTTGCCAATAAAAAGTTCCTTCCTTTCGTTAAATGAAAAATTGGATAAAACGATTTTAAATTTTGTGGAAAAGGTATAA
- a CDS encoding Txe/YoeB family addiction module toxin, producing the protein MGKFRVEITDLAKKQIGQHLKSGNQASIKKIAKILQELSETPYTGVGKPEALKENLSGFWSRQINPKDRLIYTVDDDLVIVDVISAMGHYSDK; encoded by the coding sequence ATGGGGAAGTTTAGGGTTGAAATAACAGATCTTGCAAAAAAGCAAATAGGACAACATTTAAAATCTGGAAACCAAGCCAGTATCAAAAAAATTGCAAAAATATTGCAAGAACTTTCTGAAACGCCATATACCGGAGTAGGGAAACCAGAAGCATTAAAGGAAAATTTATCGGGTTTTTGGTCAAGACAAATTAATCCAAAAGACAGGTTGATTTATACGGTTGATGACGATTTGGTTATTGTTGATGTCATTTCCGCAATGGGACACTATTCTGATAAATAA
- a CDS encoding DUF2683 family protein, with protein MTTLTIKINESSKKGKAFLEFAKTFFDDEKDVEIIESGTKNAKTATENIYNPEFVAMVKKAQKSTKRTVVDPNDVWGSLGLK; from the coding sequence ATGACAACACTAACTATAAAAATTAACGAGAGTTCAAAAAAAGGCAAAGCTTTTCTTGAGTTTGCAAAAACCTTTTTTGATGATGAAAAGGATGTTGAAATTATTGAGTCTGGGACTAAAAATGCAAAAACTGCAACAGAAAACATATATAATCCTGAATTTGTTGCGATGGTAAAAAAAGCACAAAAAAGCACAAAAAGAACTGTGGTAGATCCAAATGATGTATGGGGAAGTTTAGGGTTGAAATAA
- a CDS encoding Nif3-like dinuclear metal center hexameric protein encodes MIIKEILSVLEEMAPLAYAEDFDNVGLLVGDQNLEATGVLVCHDALENVIDEAIAKKCNLVVCFHPILFSGLKKITGKNYVERSIIKAIKNDIAIYAVHTALDNHQNGVNKIFCDALGLTNTKILIPKSNFIRKLITYTVPENADKVRNALFGAGAGTIGNYDSCSFNSEGFFTFKGNENSNPVIGEKGKLHTGNEIKIEVVFEKHLENKIIKALFNSHIYEEVAYEIYDLQNKNQNIGLGMIGDLNVPMKEKEFLNFVKDKMLADGIRHSAFLDKPIKKVAVLGGSGSFAIKNAIQAGADVFLTADLKYHQFYEAENQLLLADIGHFESERYTKNYIVDFLRKKILNFAIVLSEENTNPVKYL; translated from the coding sequence ATGATTATAAAAGAAATCCTTTCCGTACTGGAAGAAATGGCACCACTCGCCTATGCCGAAGATTTTGACAATGTAGGTTTATTGGTTGGAGATCAAAACCTAGAAGCCACAGGAGTTTTAGTATGCCACGATGCTTTAGAAAACGTAATTGACGAAGCGATTGCCAAAAAATGTAATTTGGTGGTTTGTTTTCATCCCATATTATTTTCAGGATTAAAAAAAATCACAGGCAAAAACTATGTAGAGCGTTCCATCATCAAAGCCATTAAAAATGATATTGCTATTTATGCCGTTCACACCGCATTGGACAATCATCAAAATGGTGTGAATAAAATATTTTGTGACGCTTTGGGTTTGACTAATACCAAAATCCTAATTCCAAAATCGAATTTTATTCGAAAGTTAATCACTTACACCGTTCCCGAAAATGCCGATAAAGTTCGAAATGCTTTGTTTGGAGCTGGCGCAGGAACAATAGGAAATTATGATAGTTGTAGTTTCAATTCCGAAGGTTTTTTTACCTTCAAAGGGAATGAAAATAGTAATCCAGTCATTGGTGAGAAAGGAAAATTACACACTGGAAATGAAATCAAAATAGAAGTAGTTTTTGAAAAACATCTTGAAAATAAAATTATAAAAGCACTTTTTAACAGTCATATTTACGAAGAAGTAGCTTATGAAATTTATGATTTACAGAATAAAAATCAAAACATTGGATTAGGAATGATTGGCGATCTAAATGTACCAATGAAAGAAAAGGAATTTCTGAATTTTGTAAAAGACAAAATGCTGGCAGATGGCATTAGACATAGTGCCTTTTTAGATAAACCAATAAAAAAAGTAGCTGTTTTAGGAGGTTCGGGGAGTTTTGCTATAAAAAATGCGATTCAGGCTGGAGCCGATGTTTTTTTGACAGCAGATTTGAAGTATCATCAATTTTATGAAGCTGAAAATCAGTTACTTTTAGCCGATATTGGACATTTTGAAAGCGAACGCTATACAAAAAATTATATTGTTGATTTTCTTCGGAAAAAAATCCTTAATTTTGCAATCGTTTTATCAGAAGAAAATACAAATCCAGTTAAGTACTTATAG
- a CDS encoding zinc ribbon domain-containing protein, whose translation MTTTKELSVEDKLRAIYDLQLIDSRIDEIRNVRGELPLEVEDLEDEVAGLSTRSEKLKSELETIEELIKVKKNSIDEHKESIKKYTKQQESVRNNREFNSLTKEVEFQELEIQLAEKQIKEMKASIEHKKAVIAESKERLETKSNHLKHKKSELDAIMSETEKEETYLSEKSAEFREGIEERLLAAYDRIRSSVRNGLAVVSIERGASAGSFFTIPPQTQVEIAARKKIITDEHSGRILVDSVLAEEEKEKMEQLFAKF comes from the coding sequence ATGACGACTACAAAAGAATTGAGTGTTGAAGACAAATTAAGAGCAATTTACGATTTACAATTGATTGACTCTAGAATTGACGAAATTAGAAACGTAAGAGGCGAACTTCCTCTTGAAGTAGAAGATTTAGAAGATGAAGTTGCAGGTTTAAGCACACGTTCAGAAAAATTGAAAAGTGAACTTGAAACTATCGAAGAACTTATCAAGGTAAAGAAAAACTCAATTGATGAGCACAAAGAATCTATTAAAAAATACACCAAACAACAAGAAAGTGTACGTAACAATAGAGAATTCAACTCATTAACTAAAGAAGTTGAATTTCAAGAATTGGAAATTCAATTAGCAGAAAAGCAAATTAAAGAGATGAAAGCTTCTATCGAGCATAAAAAAGCAGTCATTGCTGAATCAAAAGAGCGATTAGAAACAAAATCAAATCACTTGAAACATAAAAAATCAGAATTAGACGCTATTATGTCTGAAACTGAAAAAGAAGAAACCTATTTATCTGAAAAATCAGCTGAATTTAGAGAAGGCATAGAAGAGCGTTTATTAGCTGCTTATGATAGAATTCGTTCTAGCGTTCGCAACGGATTAGCAGTAGTTTCTATCGAAAGAGGAGCGTCTGCTGGATCGTTTTTCACTATTCCACCACAAACACAAGTTGAAATTGCTGCTAGAAAAAAAATCATCACTGATGAGCATTCTGGAAGAATTTTGGTTGACAGCGTTTTGGCTGAAGAAGAAAAAGAAAAAATGGAACAGCTTTTTGCTAAATTCTAA
- a CDS encoding alpha/beta hydrolase: MKKVLYFLLTKSIGFNINLLSFLFPEKAIQMAHGYFSEPRKGKFTKEALPKTLQSADFETIHYNGDTIQTYIWKGNETVVLLIHGWESNSSRWKKLLPYLKKSGSTIVAIDGPAQGLSSGKEFTIPKYAEFIDIVVQKYQPNYIIGHSMGGKTSLYYQFKYQNPNVQKMVILGAPSDFNIILNNFTKLLSLNTKMTKALSDKYTAILNQNLSEFSGAAFASKINVKGFLAHDVEDTIVLFKEGEKIADSWKDVQFTETKGLGHKLHDDNLYQKVYAFLFETETLV, translated from the coding sequence ATGAAAAAAGTACTTTATTTTTTGTTAACCAAATCCATTGGATTCAATATTAACCTGTTGAGTTTTTTATTTCCAGAAAAAGCCATTCAAATGGCTCATGGCTATTTCAGTGAGCCACGAAAAGGAAAATTCACCAAAGAAGCACTCCCTAAAACCTTGCAAAGTGCCGATTTTGAAACTATTCATTACAATGGAGACACGATTCAAACTTATATCTGGAAAGGAAACGAAACCGTAGTTTTACTCATTCACGGTTGGGAAAGCAATTCTTCCAGATGGAAAAAATTGTTGCCGTATTTAAAAAAATCAGGTAGTACGATTGTGGCTATTGATGGTCCAGCCCAAGGATTATCGAGTGGCAAGGAATTTACCATTCCAAAATATGCCGAGTTCATAGATATTGTCGTTCAAAAATACCAACCCAACTATATTATTGGTCATTCGATGGGCGGAAAAACAAGTTTGTATTATCAATTCAAATATCAAAATCCTAACGTACAAAAAATGGTGATTCTGGGTGCGCCAAGTGATTTCAATATTATCTTGAACAACTTCACTAAATTATTGAGTTTGAATACTAAAATGACAAAAGCTCTATCCGATAAATATACTGCCATTTTAAATCAGAATTTGAGCGAATTTAGTGGTGCTGCATTTGCTTCAAAAATTAATGTAAAAGGGTTCTTGGCTCATGATGTTGAAGACACTATCGTATTATTTAAGGAAGGAGAAAAAATAGCGGACTCTTGGAAAGATGTTCAATTTACGGAAACCAAAGGCTTGGGACATAAACTTCACGATGATAATTTGTATCAAAAAGTGTATGCTTTTTTGTTTGAAACAGAAACATTAGTTTAA
- the rluF gene encoding 23S rRNA pseudouridine(2604) synthase RluF → MEENLKRLNKFIGETGFCSRREADKIIEEGRVTINGVVPELGTKVSPDDEVRIDGKLIREKKEKPIYLAFNKPVGIECTTNLDVRDNIVDYINYPTRIFPIGRLDKASEGLIFMTNDGDIVNKILRARNNHEKEYTVTVNKLITDRFIEKMSNGVPILDTVTRKCKVEKISSTTFKIILTQGLNRQIRRMCEYLGYEVTALKRIRIINISLDVPVGRFRDLTDAEIKELNALIEPSSKTEEASLPKPEKIETPRKRTEFIKRDDPRFKRGTR, encoded by the coding sequence ATGGAAGAAAATCTAAAACGTCTTAATAAATTCATCGGAGAAACAGGCTTTTGCTCTCGTCGTGAAGCGGATAAAATCATTGAAGAAGGTCGTGTAACCATCAACGGAGTTGTTCCTGAATTGGGGACGAAAGTATCTCCAGATGACGAGGTTCGAATTGATGGCAAGTTAATCCGTGAGAAAAAAGAAAAACCGATTTATTTGGCTTTTAATAAACCCGTTGGTATTGAGTGTACTACCAACTTGGACGTTCGTGATAATATTGTTGATTACATCAATTATCCAACACGTATTTTTCCTATTGGAAGATTAGACAAAGCCAGTGAAGGGTTGATTTTTATGACTAACGACGGTGATATTGTCAACAAAATTCTTCGTGCCAGAAACAATCACGAAAAAGAATATACGGTAACGGTCAACAAACTGATAACCGACCGTTTTATCGAAAAAATGAGTAATGGTGTTCCCATTTTAGACACCGTTACACGAAAATGTAAAGTAGAAAAAATCAGTTCTACAACCTTTAAAATCATCTTAACCCAAGGTTTAAACCGTCAAATTCGTAGAATGTGCGAATATTTGGGTTATGAAGTTACTGCTTTGAAACGCATTCGAATTATCAATATTTCATTGGATGTTCCCGTGGGAAGATTTCGTGATTTGACCGATGCTGAAATAAAAGAATTGAATGCTTTAATCGAACCTTCGAGCAAAACCGAAGAAGCCAGTTTGCCAAAGCCCGAAAAAATTGAAACTCCAAGAAAAAGAACCGAATTCATCAAAAGAGATGATCCGAGGTTTAAAAGAGGTACGAGGTAA